A genomic segment from Sparus aurata chromosome 20, fSpaAur1.1, whole genome shotgun sequence encodes:
- the clrn3 gene encoding clarin-3 isoform X2: MSWFFSSDRENTLGFISTAARDRCSQQLSHCMRCHEAGRPRGRVGGLIPTLANIGGVNIVLHALAVLLLVLCLLFSALSILISLYNSVSNPYETYMGPIGIYVCSSLSACLSFLVLILFVVNVQATDLTEKLVKNLANELEVKVRDESSQMQFGYYLVIPYTVLSLVAILLIYLYDHAAYTQRKEQQRPTEDAPKEIMMY; this comes from the exons ATGTCTTGGTTCTTCAGCAGTGACAGAGAAAACACTCTGGGTTTTATATCGACGGCGGCCCGTGATCGCTGCTCCCAACAACTGTCTCACTGTATGAGGTGCCATGAAGCAGGCAGGCCCAGAGGACGAGTGGGCGGAT TGATTCCTACGTTGGCAAACATAGGAGGTGTCAATATAGTCCTGCACGCCCTGGCTGTGCTCCTGCTGGTCCTGTGTCTGCTGTTTTCCGCCCTCAGCATCCTCATCTCCCTCTACAACAGCGTCAGTAATCCTTACGAGACCTACATGGGGCCCATTGGCATCTACGTCTGCAGCTCGCTCAGCG CATGCTTGTCCTTCCTGGTCCTCATTTTGTTCGTGGTGAATGTACAAGCGACCGACCTTACAGAGAAATTGGTAAAGAACCTCGCCAACGAGCTGGAGGTGAAAGTGAGGGACGAGTCTTCGCAGATGCAGTTTGGATACTACCTCGTCATCCCTTACACGGTGCTGTCCCTCGTCGCCATCCTTTTGATCTACCTGTACGACCACGCGGCCTACACGCAGCGGAAGGAGCAGCAGAGGCCCACCGAGGACGCGCCCAAAGAGATCATGATGTATTAG
- the clrn3 gene encoding clarin-3 isoform X1, whose product MPSTKKTLHFTSSALATSASVGLLGFCMSTHWAKTTVICASGESSFFNGSATLNLDLFAGVLERSFCPFFLPEARFQVIPTLANIGGVNIVLHALAVLLLVLCLLFSALSILISLYNSVSNPYETYMGPIGIYVCSSLSACLSFLVLILFVVNVQATDLTEKLVKNLANELEVKVRDESSQMQFGYYLVIPYTVLSLVAILLIYLYDHAAYTQRKEQQRPTEDAPKEIMMY is encoded by the exons ATGCCTTCCACTAAGAAGACTCTACATTTCACGTCCAGCGCGTTGGCTACCTCCGCATCCGTTGGGCTGTTGGGGTTTTGCATGTCAACACATTGGGCTAAGACGACCGTAATCTGCGCGTCAGGTGAAAGCTCCTTCTTCAATGGATCCGCTACGCTCAATTTGGACCTTTTTGCGGGGGTTTTGGAAAGAAGCTTTTGTCCCTTCTTTTTACCGGAGGCAAGGTTCCAAG TGATTCCTACGTTGGCAAACATAGGAGGTGTCAATATAGTCCTGCACGCCCTGGCTGTGCTCCTGCTGGTCCTGTGTCTGCTGTTTTCCGCCCTCAGCATCCTCATCTCCCTCTACAACAGCGTCAGTAATCCTTACGAGACCTACATGGGGCCCATTGGCATCTACGTCTGCAGCTCGCTCAGCG CATGCTTGTCCTTCCTGGTCCTCATTTTGTTCGTGGTGAATGTACAAGCGACCGACCTTACAGAGAAATTGGTAAAGAACCTCGCCAACGAGCTGGAGGTGAAAGTGAGGGACGAGTCTTCGCAGATGCAGTTTGGATACTACCTCGTCATCCCTTACACGGTGCTGTCCCTCGTCGCCATCCTTTTGATCTACCTGTACGACCACGCGGCCTACACGCAGCGGAAGGAGCAGCAGAGGCCCACCGAGGACGCGCCCAAAGAGATCATGATGTATTAG